In a single window of the Bactrocera dorsalis isolate Fly_Bdor chromosome 2, ASM2337382v1, whole genome shotgun sequence genome:
- the LOC105221984 gene encoding insulin receptor, translating to MAYQVNLPATRRCVSLFVLLLALILQALIQRSAGALVNADTLNADDVGNPLAFTSNTPPEPSQPPRTCNSIEVRTRKDFELLKNCTRVHGHVWLALLQLTPSDVGALKYLTEVEEITDYLLVHRVHGLPSLHHIFPHLRIIRGRRLLFDEFALVIYENRDLRYMGLGSLLRIQAGNIRIETNPSLCYVDTVNWVQLLGNSSQQHFWHKNNKLFNHCTQCERTSNQILVEEELPDRLRKHCWGYDIPQERPATNNVVNCRAECGVRGCDDNGNCCDPNCLSDCDGKRCSLCANLNLERQCVDECPQNYYQHQDRDCISASKCRQLGSIPLARICMEKCPKNYLSTVDAAGNKMCKLQCTGTYTIHTAADAESLQGCSKINGSLIIELTDIKTKITDLDNAFANITEITGYLKVVNSPQLLTLHFLRNLVTIRGDKLVNDLYALVAVDNYHLSEIWAPNQNVAILKGSIYFHLNPRLCLSKIRELQKSLKSAAPITTVNASPHSNGERVICNSPITNLTVTLEDYNSTAVRLKIDTFTLNNIQIILGYVYYYKETPVQNVTLYDGRHGCGHDSWHMKVNPTKNIRYIITNLKPYTQYAYFVKTLTMTDYHIRMDAYSKIQYFRTLPSKPGPVKRIYYTAIAMDKMVLHWWPPRNPNGIIEKYIINLTNYAKPKIAKDNVTLGNYRELRKYSQSCDCVFENPEDSGPIPSDENYYRKEQIIYEETLPNLIFVSRRINNVRVRRNADTNHLNGNTNCVGRESLVTPNTINSFLDNAAKHIRVTRKIAESEAKSKDNNNNKLEEQMNKDDHDLEEEQRKRGEASLLWIIQQQEEQARKLQDTGPDDFPIIKRRPVCPIPDASTQYQLQNNCRPLEIYKGIVTPGNIHSYTLTDLHPEQTYRITIRACVANLTNGCGEETSIFAETVSKSMEEFLEGLRIFD from the exons ATGGCATACCAAGTGAATTTACCGGCAACCCGCCGCTGCGTCTCCTTGTTTGTGCTGCTTTTGGCGCTCATCCTGCAGGCGTTAATCCAGCGCAGCGCTGGCGCCCTTGTCAACGCCGACACGCTGAATGCCGACGATGTTGGGAACCCACTCGCGTTCACAAGTAATACACCGCCGGAACCGTCACAGCCGCCGCGCACCTGTAACTCCATTGAGGTGCGCACTAGAAAGGATTTTGAATTGCTAAAGAATTGCACACGTGTGCACGGGCATGTTTGGTTGGCGCTTTTGCAGCTGACACCGAGCGATGTCGGTGCGCTGAAATATCTTACTGAGGTGGAGGAGATTACCGATTACCTACTGGTGCATCGCGTGCATGGTCTACCTTCGTTGCATCATATATTTCCACATTTGCGCATCATACGCGGCCGTCGTTTGCTCTTCGACGAGTTTGCATTGGTCATTTATGAGAATCGCGATTTACGCTATATGGGTCTCGGCTCGCTGCTGCGCATACAGGCCGGTAATATTCGGATCGAAACGAATCCATCACTTTGCTACGTGGATACTGTGAATTGGGTGCAGTTGCTGGGCAATAGCTCACAGCAGCATTTCTGGCATAAG AATAATAAGTTGTTCAATCATTGTACGCAATGTGAGCGCACCAGTAATCAAATTCTCGTCGAAGAAGAACTGCCGGATAGATTGCGTAAGCATTGCTGGGGCTACGATATACCACAAGAACGTCCGGCTACGAATAATGTTGTCAATTGTCGCGCAGAATGCGGCGTACGTGGTTGCGATGACAATGGTAATTGTTGTGATCCTAACTGTTTGAGCGATTGCGATGGCAAGCGGTGCAGTTTGTGTGCGAATCTGAATCTGGAGCGCCAATGTGTCGACGAATGTCCACAGAACTATTATCAG CATCAAGATCGCGATTGCATCAGCGCATCCAAATGCCGACAATTGGGTTCAATACCGTTAGCGCGTATTTGTATGGAGAAATGtcctaaaaattatttgagcaCAGTCGATGCAGCCGGAAACAAAATGTGCAAATTGCAATGCACTGGAACATATACCATACACACAGCAGCTGATGCGGAGAGCCTCCAAGGCTGTAGTAAAATAAATGGCTCACTCATCATCGAACTGACCGACATAAAGA CCAAAATCACCGACTTGGACAACGCGTTTGCAAACATCACCGAGATCACTGGCTATTTGAAGGTGGTCAATTCACCACAGTTGCTCACGCTACACTTCCTTCGCAATTTAGTCACCATACGCGGCGATAAGCTCGTAAATGATTT ATATGCGCTCGTTGCAGTCGATAATTATCACTTGTCGGAAATTTGGGCACCAAATCAGAATGTTGCCATACTTAAAGGCAGCATTTACTTCCATCTAAATCCACGCTTGTGCTTGTCTAAAATACGTGAACTGCAAAAGTCCTTAAAAAGCGCGGCACCCATTACTACGGTGAATGCGTCGCCACACTCAAATGGCGAGCGTGTgattt gCAACAGTCCCATAACTAATTTAACAGTTACACTTGAGGATTACAATTCTACAGCTGTGCGCCTGAAAATAGACACATTCACACTgaacaatatacaaattatacttGGCTATGTGTATTACTATAAGGAAACGCCGGTGCAAAATGTAACACTCTACGACGGAAGGCATGGTTGCGGTCATGATAG CTGGCACATGAAAGTGAACCCCACAAAAAATATCCGTTACATCATTACGAATTTGAAACCGTACACACAATACGCTTACTTCGTCAAAACGCTCACGATGACCGATTATCATATACGCATGGATGCATATTCGAAAATACAATATTTCCGCACACTACCGAGTAAACCGGGACCGGTGAAGAGAATCTATTACACAGCGATTGCTATGGACAAAATG gtTTTACACTGGTGGCCACCACGCAATCCGAATGGCATTATCGAAAAGTATATAATCAATTTAACTAATTATGCAAAGCCAAAGATCGCGAAAGATA ATGTGACACTAGGTAATTATCGGGAGTTGCGTAAATATTCGCAGTCCTGTGATTGTGTCTTTGAAAATCCAGAGGATAGTGGCCCTATACCATCGGATGAAAACTATTATCGTAAggaacaaattatttatgaagaAACTTTGCctaatttgatttttgtgtc TCGTAGGATAAACAATGTTCGTGTACGCCGTAATGCCGACACTAACCACTTGAATGGAAATACAAATTGTGTTGGCAGAGAATCGTTAGTCACACCAAATACGATCAATTCTTTTCTGGATAACGCAGCTAAACATATACGCGTAACACGCAAAATAGCAGAAAGTGAAGCCAAATccaaagataataataataataaactggAAGAACAAATGAATAAAGATGATCACGATCTTGAAGAAGAGCAGCGAAAACGTGGTGAAGCCAGCCTTCTTTGGATAATTCAGCAACAGGAAGAACAAGCACGGAAGTTGCAGGATACAGGCCCAGATGATTTTCCAATTATCAAGCGTCGACCAGTGTGTCCGATACCAGATGCGTCGACGCAATATCAATTACAAAACAATTGCCGGCCACTGGAAATATACAAAGGTATCGTAACACCGGGtaacatacactcatacacattGACTGATCTGCATCCCGAGCAAACGTATCGCATAACAATACGCGCCTGTGTAGCGAATTTAACGAATGGTTGTGGCGAAGAAACAAGTATTTTTGCAGAGACGGTTAGCAAGAGTATGGAAGAGTTCCTAGAGGGTTTAAGAATATTTGATTAA
- the LOC125776176 gene encoding RNA polymerase II elongation factor Ell-like yields the protein MLAVNSYTRQEISSIFQREGLLPCERPTVVYVLKDVAQLSRNVYSLRPNIWKEVDENWPYYNEKELQQMKRRKEYSLRAPNKNTSKRANLENVEPQPAKKRRIENSTGDNHTSSQPAITKPNSNTIANHLKRIYNGRRPSWNVNQSNISRSNGTELFLKEKTQPGDYFLVNVQQSLLKDVAQLSRNVYSLRPNIWKEVDENWPYYNEKELQQMKRRKEYSLRAPNSSIKLTLESNESLSPKIHEEQKLRAPNSSIVLTPESGESQSLEGHKEQSLIAQNSSIVLTPESNKSQSLKIHTKQSSRAPHSSIELTPESNDSQSSKSSTILPHPAENNSLKRESTSKRANLDNVEPQPAKKRRIELSTGDNHTSSQPATTKPNSNTIEPLKYDFSNYTEITSNEQRQQYAAEFARDHEEYMPLFQQTTELWNSFRELGAQILNVPEDCPEYENISERILSTFSVLTSREELCRKQRVLYLHEKLAHIKRLVMLFDSRLTKEIAMDFAMTMAKKYELKQDRIEAITDIEEVLGTSKKITIWHKDGATATTHDGFPPTKQEYISDILAEDLALSDSDSDDD from the exons ATGTTGGCCGTTAACTCATACACCAGGCAAGAAATAAGCTCAATCTTTCAAAGAGAAGGATTACTTCCTTGCGAACGACCAACAGTCGTGTATGTGCTCAAAGATGTAGCACAACTTAGCCGTAACGTATATAGTTTGCGCCCCAATATCTGGAAAGAAGTCGACGAGAATTGGCCTTACTACAATGAGAAGGAGTTGCAACAGATGAAAAGACGCAAGGAGTACAGTTTGAGAGCACCAAACA AGAACACATCAAAGCGAGCAAATTTGGAAAACGTTGAACCACAACCGGCGAAGAAACGGCGCATTGAAAATTCTACCGGTGATAATCACACCTCCTCCCAACCGGCGATCACTAAGCCTAATTCAAATACCATCGCTAATCACCTCAAGCGAATTTACAATGGAAGGAGACCATCTTGGAATGTGAACCAATCTAACATCTCTCGTAGCAATGGAACAGAGCTGTTCCTAAAAGAAAAGACACAACCTGGA GATTACTTCCTTGTGAACGTCCAACAGTCGTTGCTGAAAGATGTAGCACAGCTTAGCCGTAACGTATATAGTTTGCGCCCCAATATCTGGAAAGAAGTCGACGAGAATTGGCCGTACTACAATGAGAAGGAGTTGCAACAGATGAAAAGACGCAAGGAGTACAGTTTGAGAGCTCCAAACAGTTCAATTAAACTTACACTTGAATCCAACGAAAGCCTGTCGCCGAAAATACATGAAGAACAGAAATTGAGAGCACCAAACAGCTCAATTGTACTTACACCTGAATCCGGCGAAAGCCAGTCGCTGGAAGGACACAAAGAACAAAGTTTGATAGCTCAAAACAGCTCAATTGTACTTACACCTGAATCCAACAAAAGTCAGTCGTTGAAAATACACACGAAACAGAGTTCGAGAGCTCCACACAGCTCAATTGAGCTTACACCTGAATCCAACGATAGCCAATCATCAAAGAGTAGTACAATTCTACCACATCCAGCCGAAAATAACTCACTAAAGAGAGAAAGCACATCAAAGCGAGCAAATTTGGATAACGTTGAACCACAACCGGCGAAGAAAAGGCGCATTGAATTATCTACCGGTGATAATCACACCTCCTCCCAACCGGCGACCACTAAGCCTAATTCAAATACCATCGAGCCCCTTAAATATGACTTTAGCAATTATACGGAAATCACCAGCAACGAACAGCGCCAGCAATATGCAGCTGAGTTTGCTCGAGACCATGAGGAATATATGCCACTCTTTCAGCAGACCACAGAGTTATGGAACAGTTTCCGCGAACTCGGTGCACAGATTCTTAATGTGCCCGAAGACTGCCCGGAATACGAGAACATCAGTGAACGTATATTGAGCACATTTTCTGTCCTTACTAGCAGAGAGGAACTATGTCGTAAGCAACGTGTCCTCTATTTACACGAAAAATTGGCACATATTAAGCGACTTGTAATGCTCTTCGATAGCAGACTTACAAAGGAAATAGCGATGGACTTCGCAATGACAATGGCCAAAAAATATGAGTTGAAACAAGATCGGATTGAAGCCATAACCGATATTGAAGAGGTGTTGGGAACAtcgaaaaaaatcacaatatgGCACAAAGATGGAGCGACAGCTACAACACATGATGGGTTTCCGCCTACAAAACAAGAATACATAAGCGATATCTTGGCTGAAGATCTTGCGCTGTCGGATAGCGACAGCGACGATGACTGA